In Micromonospora sp. LH3U1, one genomic interval encodes:
- a CDS encoding MFS transporter: MTSSALGRDFRLLWSAAVSSRFGDALRTPALALLAATLTRDPRVIAAVTVAGQLPPLLFGLLGGVYADRWDRRRTMALVDGARAAVVAALAVAVALDRAPVVALLVAAFLLAALGTLFDSASFALLPALVPPNALPRANGRLQAGSAVAGGFLGAPAAGVLFAAAPTLPFALDAVTFAVAALLVLSLSSPPAIDPGTARHRGSVWGEIIEGVRWLRGHRTLWRVTLLAAACNLAISGILAVQVLYALDVLRVPPAGYGLFAAAAIVGGLAGALGAGRLAARLGTVPALGVVLAAQTVALTGFALARHPVPGGLALAVFAAGTVIWNSLCASYGQRHVPARLLGRVGAAQRMIGLLTAPVGAVLAGLVAAAYGTVPVAGAAAGTFALVTLVAWRTLRPVPSRELSPTGV; the protein is encoded by the coding sequence ATGACCTCCTCCGCTCTCGGCCGGGACTTCCGGCTGCTCTGGTCCGCCGCCGTCTCGTCGCGGTTCGGGGACGCGCTGCGTACCCCGGCTCTGGCCCTGTTGGCCGCGACGTTGACGCGCGACCCCCGGGTCATCGCGGCGGTCACCGTGGCCGGGCAGTTGCCGCCGCTACTCTTCGGCCTGCTCGGCGGCGTGTACGCGGACCGCTGGGACCGTCGTCGAACGATGGCCCTGGTCGACGGGGCGCGCGCCGCCGTGGTCGCGGCGTTGGCCGTGGCGGTTGCCCTCGACCGCGCACCCGTCGTGGCGCTCCTGGTCGCGGCGTTCCTCCTCGCCGCGCTGGGCACCCTCTTCGACTCGGCCTCGTTCGCGCTGCTTCCCGCGCTGGTGCCGCCGAACGCGCTGCCTCGGGCGAACGGTCGACTTCAGGCGGGGTCCGCGGTGGCCGGCGGTTTCCTCGGCGCGCCCGCCGCCGGTGTCCTGTTCGCTGCCGCCCCCACGCTCCCGTTCGCCCTCGACGCCGTCACCTTCGCCGTGGCTGCCCTGCTCGTGCTGTCCCTCAGTTCGCCTCCCGCCATCGACCCAGGGACGGCACGGCATCGTGGATCGGTGTGGGGCGAGATCATCGAGGGGGTGCGGTGGCTGCGCGGGCACCGGACTCTGTGGCGGGTCACCCTGCTCGCGGCCGCGTGCAACCTGGCGATCAGCGGGATCCTGGCGGTGCAGGTGCTCTACGCGCTGGACGTGCTGCGGGTGCCGCCAGCCGGGTACGGGCTGTTCGCCGCCGCTGCCATCGTCGGCGGTCTGGCCGGGGCGCTCGGGGCGGGTCGGCTCGCCGCCCGGCTCGGCACGGTGCCCGCGCTGGGCGTGGTGCTCGCCGCGCAGACCGTGGCGCTGACCGGGTTCGCGCTGGCCCGGCACCCGGTGCCGGGCGGGCTGGCGCTGGCCGTCTTCGCCGCCGGAACCGTGATCTGGAACAGCCTGTGCGCGTCGTACGGGCAGCGGCACGTGCCGGCCCGGCTGCTCGGCCGGGTGGGTGCGGCCCAACGGATGATCGGTCTGCTCACCGCACCGGTCGGGGCCGTGCTCGCCGGGCTGGTCGCCGCCGCGTACGGGACGGTGCCGGTGGCGGGTGCGGCGGCTGGGACGTTCGCGCTGGTCACCCTGGTCGCGTGGCGGACACTGCGGCCGGTCCCGTCACGCGAACTGAGCCCCACCGGGGTCTAG
- a CDS encoding TolB family protein — translation MNDQRLRLDLTELAEEVTVVDLRDRTLRASRRLGIQRAVATSAAALVLIAAAAGTAFAIRPNQSPTPLPADTPSVTPTPTPSANPTPSTSTSDAPGSPPSSGSDTNTPTVKIGKLFYGPAEVTGAENANLRSWRPGDNPVRLLALPELAWKGNASISPDGRRVAWVDSDGKSNNLFVANADGSDKQKVRSGVDPYCVTAVWSPDGRQLLFRETKANDAGGPGRYGVLDVRSTAKTVRWWTTEPDACHALWSADGQTIAMNTNLGVTLYGTDGTTRRVVPGFSRDGWRSNDVASLSPDGSRIALLREKPGGDDGDVARDLRVNVVLDTRTGKTIALPLGGRELRQVYFQTDGVMVVRVQAGSGYAVLLVNEDGRKISESAEPAALKDMQILAVVA, via the coding sequence ATGAACGACCAGCGCCTCCGGCTCGACCTGACCGAGCTGGCCGAAGAGGTCACCGTGGTCGACCTGCGGGACCGGACCCTGCGTGCGTCCCGTCGGCTCGGTATCCAGCGGGCGGTGGCCACCTCCGCCGCCGCACTGGTGCTGATCGCGGCGGCGGCCGGCACTGCCTTCGCCATTCGCCCGAACCAGTCTCCAACCCCACTGCCCGCCGACACTCCGTCGGTCACGCCGACGCCGACGCCGTCAGCCAACCCGACGCCGTCCACCAGCACCAGCGACGCACCGGGCTCACCGCCCAGTAGCGGGTCCGACACGAACACGCCCACGGTGAAGATCGGCAAGCTCTTCTACGGGCCCGCCGAGGTGACCGGCGCGGAGAACGCGAACCTGCGATCCTGGCGCCCCGGCGACAACCCGGTACGACTGCTGGCACTGCCCGAGCTCGCGTGGAAGGGCAACGCGAGCATCTCGCCAGACGGCCGCCGGGTGGCCTGGGTGGACAGCGACGGCAAGAGCAACAACCTCTTCGTCGCCAACGCCGACGGCTCCGACAAGCAAAAGGTGCGCTCGGGTGTCGATCCGTACTGCGTCACCGCGGTCTGGTCGCCGGACGGGCGGCAACTGCTGTTCCGGGAGACGAAGGCGAACGACGCGGGTGGACCCGGCCGATATGGCGTGCTGGACGTGCGCTCGACGGCAAAGACCGTGCGCTGGTGGACCACTGAACCTGACGCCTGCCACGCCCTCTGGTCGGCCGACGGTCAGACCATCGCCATGAACACCAACCTCGGGGTCACGCTCTACGGCACGGACGGCACGACGAGGCGAGTCGTTCCCGGCTTCTCCCGGGACGGTTGGCGCAGCAACGACGTCGCCAGCCTCTCCCCGGACGGCTCCCGGATCGCCCTGCTGCGGGAAAAGCCGGGTGGGGACGATGGCGACGTCGCTCGCGACCTGCGGGTCAACGTTGTGTTGGACACCCGGACCGGGAAGACGATCGCGTTGCCACTCGGCGGACGCGAGCTGCGGCAGGTCTACTTCCAGACCGACGGCGTGATGGTCGTGCGGGTCCAGGCCGGCAGCGGGTACGCCGTGCTGTTGGTGAACGAGGACGGCCGGAAGATCTCCGAAAGCGCCGAGCCGGCGGCCCTGAAGGACATGCAGATCCTGGCCGTCGTGGCCTGA
- a CDS encoding imidazolonepropionase-like domain-containing protein: MLTLHTAPLLRRNWDGEPVAAHAVLVSGDRVGAVGPLAELSEAYAGVRVRRWPGTLGPGLLHDGPLPAAPTPRERVHALLRNGVTSVLAQHLTDLALRAAVDRSDLLVLPSVVVPVLHSGGRADLAVHGVDGACLVTVVAGRIAHRRA, encoded by the coding sequence GTGCTCACCCTGCACACCGCGCCGCTGCTACGGCGCAACTGGGACGGCGAGCCGGTGGCGGCGCACGCCGTGCTGGTCAGCGGCGACCGGGTCGGAGCCGTCGGCCCGCTGGCCGAGTTGAGCGAGGCGTACGCGGGTGTTCGGGTCCGCCGTTGGCCCGGCACGCTGGGGCCGGGTCTGCTGCACGACGGCCCGCTGCCGGCGGCGCCCACCCCGCGTGAGCGGGTGCACGCGCTGCTGCGGAATGGAGTGACGTCGGTGCTGGCGCAGCACCTCACCGACCTGGCGCTGCGGGCCGCCGTCGACAGGAGCGACCTGCTGGTGCTGCCCTCCGTCGTGGTGCCGGTACTGCATTCGGGTGGGCGGGCTGACCTCGCGGTGCACGGCGTCGACGGTGCCTGTCTGGTGACGGTGGTCGCCGGCCGGATCGCCCACCGTCGCGCCTGA
- a CDS encoding proline--tRNA ligase: MLLRMSTLLLRTLREDPADAEVPSHRLLLRAGYIRRAAPGGYTWLPLGKLVLDRITEVVRAELIAIGDQEVHFPALLPAEPYRTSGRWTEYGDDIFTLADRRGAEHLLAPTHEEMAALLVKDLVTSYRDFPVTLFQVQTKFRDEARPRAGLLRGREFLMKDAYSFDLDEAGLRDAYARHRAAYQRIFDRLGLDYTVVQAMSGAMGGSASEEFLAATPVGEDTFVGCTACDYAANTEAVITRAPAAGDPTTQPAVEVHDTPETPTIASLVELANARRLGGRDGWTAADTLKNVVLSVRQPGADRAEPLVVGLPGDREVDLKRVGAALHPAEVTVFEEWAEHPELVRGYIGPQLLDKLGIRYLVDPRVGAGSAWLTGANEPGRHATDVVCGRDFTPEGTIEAADVRAGDPCPDCEAGELTIRRGIEIGHIFQLGRRFTDAFAVDVLGPAGKPVRPTMGSYGIGVSRAVAAIAEQHHDDRGLIWPAAIAPCDVHLVVAGKGPQLDAAQELGGRLAAAGLRVLVDDRTHVSAGVKFTDAELIGIPRAVVVGRRLADGYVELRERAGDARAELPLDGLVDRLVHEVRRERGNLV, translated from the coding sequence ATGCTGCTACGCATGTCGACCCTGTTGCTGCGGACCCTGCGCGAGGATCCGGCCGACGCGGAGGTGCCGAGCCACCGGCTGCTGCTGCGCGCCGGTTACATCCGTCGTGCCGCACCGGGCGGCTACACGTGGCTGCCGCTGGGCAAGCTGGTGCTGGATCGGATCACCGAGGTGGTGCGCGCCGAACTGATCGCGATCGGCGACCAGGAGGTGCACTTCCCCGCGCTGCTGCCTGCTGAGCCCTACCGGACGAGCGGCCGGTGGACGGAGTACGGCGACGACATCTTCACCCTCGCCGACCGGCGCGGTGCCGAGCACCTGTTGGCGCCCACCCACGAGGAGATGGCGGCACTGCTGGTCAAGGACCTGGTCACCTCGTACCGGGACTTCCCCGTGACGTTGTTCCAGGTGCAGACGAAGTTCCGCGACGAGGCGCGTCCGCGGGCGGGGCTGCTGCGCGGCCGGGAGTTCCTGATGAAGGACGCGTACTCCTTCGACCTGGACGAGGCGGGGCTGCGGGACGCGTACGCGCGGCATCGAGCGGCGTACCAGCGGATTTTCGACCGGTTGGGCCTGGACTACACGGTGGTGCAGGCGATGTCCGGCGCCATGGGCGGGTCCGCGTCGGAGGAGTTCCTGGCGGCGACACCGGTCGGCGAGGACACCTTCGTGGGCTGTACCGCCTGCGACTACGCGGCCAACACCGAGGCGGTGATCACCCGGGCGCCGGCTGCCGGTGACCCGACCACGCAGCCGGCTGTCGAGGTCCACGACACACCGGAGACTCCGACGATCGCCAGCCTGGTGGAGTTGGCCAACGCCCGTCGGTTGGGCGGTCGGGACGGCTGGACCGCCGCCGACACCCTGAAGAACGTCGTGCTGTCCGTTCGCCAGCCGGGCGCGGATCGGGCCGAGCCTCTGGTCGTCGGGCTTCCCGGTGACCGGGAGGTCGACCTGAAGCGGGTCGGCGCCGCCCTGCACCCGGCGGAGGTGACCGTCTTCGAGGAGTGGGCCGAACATCCGGAGTTGGTACGCGGGTACATCGGGCCGCAACTGCTCGACAAGCTGGGCATTCGTTACCTGGTCGATCCGCGGGTAGGGGCCGGCTCGGCCTGGTTGACCGGGGCGAACGAGCCGGGCCGACACGCGACCGACGTCGTCTGCGGGCGGGACTTCACACCCGAGGGCACCATCGAGGCGGCCGACGTACGCGCCGGCGACCCCTGCCCCGACTGCGAGGCCGGTGAGCTGACGATCCGGCGGGGCATCGAGATCGGGCACATCTTCCAGCTCGGCCGCCGGTTCACCGACGCCTTCGCGGTCGACGTGCTCGGGCCGGCTGGCAAGCCGGTCCGGCCGACCATGGGCTCCTACGGCATCGGGGTGTCCCGGGCGGTGGCGGCCATCGCCGAGCAGCATCACGACGACCGGGGGCTGATCTGGCCGGCGGCGATCGCGCCGTGCGACGTACACTTGGTGGTTGCGGGCAAGGGCCCGCAGCTCGACGCGGCGCAGGAGCTCGGCGGGCGCCTGGCCGCCGCTGGTCTGCGGGTGCTGGTCGACGACCGCACGCACGTCTCGGCCGGGGTCAAGTTCACCGACGCCGAGCTGATCGGCATCCCCCGGGCCGTCGTGGTCGGCCGCCGACTCGCCGACGGGTACGTCGAGCTGCGTGAACGGGCCGGCGACGCGCGCGCCGAGCTACCGCTGGACGGTCTGGTGGACAGGCTTGTCCATGAGGTACGCCGAGAACGTGGGAACCTGGTGTAG
- a CDS encoding SigE family RNA polymerase sigma factor, producing the protein MAPAGNDGRDGYLAFVESHQHRLLRAAYLICGNRHQAEDLLQDALLKLALRWASVRDGDPSAYVRAILYRDAVSWWRRRRREWLSAAPPEQIAHDRDGALRLTLHDALGLLPPRQRAVLVLRYYEDLTEVATAEALGVTVGTVKSQCHAALRRLREVAPDLARDARPGQGPADLATGLEVNP; encoded by the coding sequence ATGGCACCAGCGGGGAACGACGGACGCGACGGCTACCTCGCCTTCGTGGAGAGCCACCAACACCGGCTGCTCCGCGCTGCCTACCTGATCTGCGGCAACCGGCACCAGGCCGAAGACCTCCTCCAGGACGCCCTGCTGAAGCTGGCACTGCGCTGGGCCTCGGTCCGTGACGGCGACCCCTCCGCGTACGTGCGGGCCATCCTCTACCGGGACGCGGTCTCGTGGTGGCGGCGCCGGCGGCGGGAATGGCTCAGCGCCGCACCGCCGGAGCAGATCGCCCACGACCGTGACGGCGCGTTACGGCTGACGCTGCACGACGCGCTGGGCCTGCTGCCGCCACGGCAACGGGCCGTGCTCGTGCTGCGCTACTACGAGGACCTGACCGAGGTGGCCACCGCCGAGGCACTCGGAGTGACCGTCGGCACCGTGAAGAGCCAGTGTCATGCGGCGCTGCGCCGACTCCGCGAGGTCGCCCCGGATCTCGCCCGGGACGCTCGACCGGGCCAGGGCCCGGCCGACCTGGCCACCGGCCTGGAGGTGAACCCGTGA
- a CDS encoding SGNH/GDSL hydrolase family protein produces MGWRSFVAVGDSFTEGMDDAYPDGSYRGWADLVATRLAVEAGPDFRYANLAIRGRLFPGVVAEQVPAAVAMKPDLISFAAGGNDVLRRTFNPDTLVARFDEVVRQLRSGGADVLLFRFADVMARLPGQRLVAPRVQLLNQAVGETAERHGAMLVDLYADDTFLNPMLWSTDRLHLSPAGHRRVAGQVLNALGVGCDEDWLMVPPHPAPSPWLAARAADVRWAGQYLAPWVKRRLTGRSSGDTVTAKRPLLGPIVD; encoded by the coding sequence GTGGGCTGGCGCAGTTTTGTCGCGGTCGGGGACAGCTTCACCGAGGGCATGGACGACGCGTACCCGGACGGCAGCTACCGGGGCTGGGCGGACCTGGTGGCGACCCGGCTCGCCGTCGAGGCGGGCCCCGACTTCCGGTACGCGAACCTGGCCATCCGAGGCCGGCTCTTCCCCGGGGTGGTCGCCGAGCAGGTGCCCGCGGCGGTGGCGATGAAGCCCGACCTGATCAGCTTCGCGGCCGGCGGCAACGACGTGCTGCGCCGCACCTTCAACCCGGACACGCTTGTCGCCCGCTTCGACGAGGTGGTCCGGCAGCTGCGCTCGGGCGGCGCGGACGTGCTGCTGTTCCGGTTCGCCGACGTGATGGCCCGACTGCCCGGCCAGCGCCTCGTCGCTCCCCGGGTGCAGTTGCTCAACCAGGCGGTCGGCGAGACCGCTGAGCGCCACGGTGCCATGTTGGTCGACCTGTACGCCGACGACACGTTCCTCAATCCGATGCTCTGGAGCACCGACCGTCTGCACCTCTCCCCGGCAGGCCACCGACGGGTCGCGGGTCAGGTGTTGAACGCGCTCGGGGTTGGGTGCGACGAGGACTGGTTGATGGTCCCGCCGCACCCGGCGCCGTCGCCGTGGCTGGCCGCCCGAGCCGCCGATGTGCGCTGGGCCGGTCAGTACCTCGCACCCTGGGTGAAGCGGCGGCTCACCGGCCGGTCGTCCGGTGACACGGTGACGGCGAAGCGTCCGCTGCTCGGGCCGATCGTCGACTGA
- a CDS encoding TetR/AcrR family transcriptional regulator, with amino-acid sequence MTASAQPTPPRRSDATRAAILQAARERFAADGYERATIRAIAADARIDPSMVMRYYGSKEGLFAAAAEFDLRLPDLAPVPPARLGEVLVRHFLARWEGDETLVALLRAASTNPGAAERMRGIFADQLTAAVAAFGTDPALTARRAGLVASQVLGLAYTRYVVRLPPMVDTTPEELVSWIAPTLQRYLTGMPES; translated from the coding sequence ATGACAGCGTCCGCCCAGCCAACCCCTCCCCGCCGCTCGGACGCCACCCGCGCGGCGATCCTGCAAGCGGCCCGGGAACGGTTCGCGGCGGACGGATACGAGCGCGCCACGATCAGAGCCATCGCCGCCGACGCCCGGATCGACCCCTCGATGGTCATGCGTTACTACGGCAGCAAGGAGGGGCTCTTCGCGGCGGCGGCCGAGTTCGACCTCCGCCTACCCGACCTGGCCCCGGTGCCGCCCGCACGTCTCGGCGAGGTGCTGGTCCGACACTTCCTCGCCCGGTGGGAAGGCGACGAGACGCTCGTGGCGCTGCTCCGGGCCGCCAGCACCAACCCGGGCGCGGCCGAACGGATGCGTGGCATCTTCGCCGACCAACTCACCGCTGCCGTGGCCGCGTTCGGCACCGACCCGGCGCTGACCGCCCGACGTGCCGGCCTGGTGGCCAGTCAGGTCCTCGGCCTCGCCTACACCCGATACGTCGTCCGTCTGCCGCCCATGGTGGACACGACACCGGAGGAACTGGTCTCCTGGATCGCACCGACCCTCCAGCGCTACCTGACCGGAATGCCGGAGAGCTGA
- a CDS encoding FAD-dependent oxidoreductase yields MPPTSTDVLVVGAGPTGLATALTLARRGIEVTVLDQLAEPPTTSRAAVVHAYTLEVLDRIGAAAPLVAQAVRTPRFTVRDRDRVLLSVPFHELPSRFPYALLVSQSVTEAVLARQLADLGVQVRRPCRLTGLSRTDDGVLAQIDGGTLRARFVVGADGLHSTVRQLAGIGFAGPSNEESFVLADVRVSSVLPRDEVSLFLARSGPLIWAPLPDGVVRLVAAVATAPADPDAAYLQALLDERGPARRPDRVTEVLWGSRFRVHHRIADTFRAGPMLLAGDAGHVHSPAGGQGMNLGICDAVALGTAVADVLDGGPDTLLDDYTARQRPMAEDVLSFAAGLTRLATVSPARRPVRNVLLRLLGAVPPARRRIALRLSGLSHRERTPG; encoded by the coding sequence ATGCCGCCCACGAGCACTGACGTCCTGGTGGTGGGCGCCGGCCCCACCGGTCTCGCCACCGCGCTGACGCTCGCCCGGCGCGGAATCGAGGTGACCGTGCTGGACCAGTTGGCCGAGCCGCCGACGACCTCCCGGGCGGCGGTCGTGCACGCGTACACCCTGGAGGTGCTGGATCGGATCGGCGCCGCGGCGCCGCTGGTCGCCCAGGCGGTGCGGACGCCGCGCTTCACCGTGCGCGACCGGGATCGGGTGCTGCTGTCGGTGCCGTTCCACGAGCTGCCGTCCCGCTTCCCCTACGCGCTGCTGGTCTCCCAGTCGGTCACCGAGGCGGTGCTCGCCAGGCAACTCGCCGACCTCGGCGTCCAGGTGCGCCGGCCGTGCCGGCTCACCGGGCTGAGCCGCACCGACGACGGGGTGCTCGCGCAGATCGACGGGGGGACGCTGCGCGCCCGGTTCGTGGTCGGCGCGGACGGCCTGCACAGCACGGTCCGACAACTGGCCGGCATCGGCTTCGCCGGCCCCAGCAACGAGGAGTCCTTCGTGCTCGCCGACGTACGGGTGAGCAGCGTGCTGCCCCGCGACGAGGTGTCCCTCTTCCTCGCCCGCTCCGGGCCACTGATCTGGGCGCCGCTCCCGGACGGGGTGGTCCGGTTGGTCGCCGCCGTGGCGACGGCCCCGGCCGATCCGGATGCGGCGTACCTTCAGGCGTTGCTCGACGAGCGCGGCCCGGCGCGGCGACCCGACCGGGTGACCGAGGTGCTCTGGGGTTCCCGGTTCCGGGTGCACCACCGGATAGCCGACACCTTCCGAGCTGGGCCAATGCTGCTGGCCGGGGACGCCGGGCACGTGCACAGCCCGGCCGGCGGGCAGGGCATGAACCTCGGCATCTGCGACGCCGTTGCCCTCGGCACCGCGGTGGCGGACGTGCTCGACGGTGGCCCGGACACGCTGCTCGACGACTACACCGCTCGGCAACGGCCGATGGCCGAGGACGTGCTGAGCTTCGCCGCCGGGCTCACCCGGCTGGCCACCGTCTCCCCGGCCCGCCGGCCGGTCCGTAACGTGCTGCTCCGGTTGCTCGGTGCCGTGCCGCCGGCCCGCCGGCGGATCGCGCTGCGCCTGTCCGGGCTGTCCCACCGGGAACGGACACCGGGCTAG
- a CDS encoding SigE family RNA polymerase sigma factor has product MDPLLSEFDSFVRTRTPALLRSAYLLTGDQHLAEDLVQSALARTHRSWNRLHHSGNAEAYTRKTMYHVQVSWWRRRRVPESMPGDLPEPRGGDSAPDHAQQTSLRLTLRSALTKLSPKQRAVLVLRFFEDRTEAETADLLGVTVGTVKSQTARSLAKLRVVAPELAELYVLEGSDR; this is encoded by the coding sequence GTGGACCCTCTGCTGAGTGAGTTCGACTCGTTCGTCCGTACCCGCACGCCGGCGTTGCTGCGCTCGGCCTACCTGCTCACCGGTGACCAGCACCTGGCCGAGGATCTCGTCCAGTCGGCCCTGGCCCGAACGCACCGGTCCTGGAACCGGCTGCACCACAGCGGCAACGCCGAGGCGTACACGCGCAAGACCATGTACCACGTGCAGGTGTCCTGGTGGCGGCGGCGCCGGGTACCCGAGTCGATGCCGGGCGACCTGCCCGAGCCACGCGGAGGCGACTCGGCCCCGGACCACGCGCAACAGACCAGCCTGCGGCTCACCCTCCGGTCGGCGCTGACGAAGCTCTCCCCGAAGCAACGGGCCGTGCTGGTGCTGCGGTTCTTCGAGGACCGCACCGAGGCGGAGACCGCCGACCTGCTCGGCGTCACCGTCGGCACGGTGAAGAGCCAGACAGCCAGGTCGCTGGCCAAGCTGCGAGTGGTCGCGCCCGAGCTCGCCGAGCTGTACGTCCTGGAAGGAAGCGACCGATGA
- a CDS encoding sulfurtransferase yields the protein MSVPNDPDPRLQSYADPQRLVTTEWLAEHLGDQGLVVVESDEDVLLYESGHIPGAVKVDWHLELNDQVTRDYLDAKSFAELCAAKGIGRGDTVVFYGDNFNWWAAYALWVFSLFGHADVRLLDGGRQKWIAEGREVTRDKPARPRADYPVPLRDDAPLRAYREQVMAHIAAARPLVDVRSPSEYTGETLHMPDYPQEGALRGGHIPGAVSKPWKSAANDDGTFKSADELKAIYADQLGLSPDDDVIAYCRIGERSSHTWFVLRHLLGYPQVRNYDGSWTEWGNLVRAPVVQGDQPGGLAA from the coding sequence ATGTCTGTGCCGAACGATCCTGATCCCCGCCTTCAGTCGTACGCGGACCCGCAGCGGCTGGTCACCACCGAGTGGCTGGCCGAGCACCTGGGCGACCAGGGCCTCGTCGTTGTCGAGTCCGACGAGGACGTGCTGCTCTACGAATCCGGTCACATCCCCGGCGCCGTCAAGGTCGACTGGCACCTGGAGCTGAACGACCAGGTGACCCGGGACTACCTGGATGCCAAGAGCTTCGCCGAGCTGTGTGCCGCGAAGGGCATCGGCCGGGGCGACACGGTCGTCTTCTACGGCGACAACTTCAACTGGTGGGCCGCGTACGCCCTCTGGGTGTTCTCGCTCTTCGGCCACGCCGACGTGCGGCTGCTCGACGGCGGCCGGCAGAAGTGGATCGCCGAGGGGCGCGAGGTGACCCGCGACAAGCCAGCTCGTCCCCGCGCCGACTACCCGGTGCCACTGCGTGACGATGCTCCGCTGCGGGCCTACCGCGAACAGGTCATGGCGCACATCGCCGCCGCCCGCCCGCTGGTCGACGTCCGGTCGCCGAGTGAGTACACCGGCGAGACGCTGCACATGCCGGACTACCCGCAGGAGGGCGCGCTGCGTGGCGGGCACATCCCGGGCGCGGTCAGCAAGCCGTGGAAGTCGGCCGCCAACGACGATGGCACCTTCAAGTCCGCCGACGAGCTGAAGGCGATCTACGCCGACCAGCTTGGGCTCAGCCCCGACGACGACGTGATCGCGTACTGCCGGATCGGCGAGCGGTCCAGCCACACCTGGTTCGTGCTGCGGCACCTGCTGGGCTACCCGCAGGTGCGTAACTACGACGGCTCGTGGACCGAGTGGGGCAACCTGGTCCGGGCACCCGTCGTGCAGGGCGACCAGCCCGGTGGCCTCGCCGCCTGA
- a CDS encoding CBS domain-containing protein, whose protein sequence is MTGYRVSDVMTKQVVYLPVETTLDEAARVMKEADIGDVVVTDGASLAGMLTDRDIVVRAVAENSSPAATTIGSIVTREVVMIEQHCTAGEAATLMRDRGIRRVLVCDSDRKLVGIVSLGDLAMQLDPTSALSEISEQSPTV, encoded by the coding sequence ATGACCGGTTACCGGGTCAGTGACGTGATGACCAAGCAGGTCGTGTACCTGCCGGTGGAGACCACTCTGGACGAGGCGGCCAGGGTGATGAAGGAGGCGGACATCGGCGACGTGGTGGTCACCGACGGCGCCAGCCTCGCCGGCATGCTCACCGATCGGGACATCGTGGTGCGGGCCGTGGCGGAGAACAGCTCCCCCGCGGCCACCACCATCGGCTCGATCGTCACCCGTGAGGTGGTCATGATCGAGCAGCACTGCACGGCGGGTGAGGCGGCGACGCTCATGCGGGACCGGGGCATCCGGCGGGTGCTGGTCTGCGACAGCGACCGCAAGCTGGTCGGGATCGTCTCGCTCGGCGACCTGGCCATGCAACTCGACCCGACCAGCGCCCTCAGTGAGATCAGCGAGCAGTCACCCACCGTCTGA